A genomic stretch from Argiope bruennichi chromosome 2, qqArgBrue1.1, whole genome shotgun sequence includes:
- the LOC129958695 gene encoding uncharacterized protein LOC129958695, with product MNNYYSIAIIVLVFLLSEVNIGNSIECYNCRSETDPDCTGEAPDQKYLTNCSTLKEGPKYIACRKIENYVDFAVLGQQPTRRIIRQCAADVDRDRPCYYRAGFGGRANVCDCFESKCNHASTVVNSIFITLLGAAALAIFL from the exons ATGAATAACTATTACAGTATTGCAATAATTGTattagtatttttactttctgaagtAAATATAG gtAATAGCATAGAATGTTATAACTGTCGTTCTGAAACAGATCCTGACTGTACAGGTGAAGCTCCTGACCAAAAGTACTTGACAAATTGCAGTACTTTAAAAGAAGGTCCAAAATATATAGCTTGCAGAAAGATTGAGAATTATGTAGATTTTGCTGTTCTTGGAC AGCAACCAACCAGGCGAATTATTCGCCAGTGTGCTGCTGATGTAGACCGTGATCGACCATGCTACTACCGAGCTGGCTTTGGAGGCCGTGCCAATGTGTGCGATTGTTTTGAGAGCAAATGCAACCATGCTTCCACAGTTGTTAACTCGATCTTTATCACTCTTTTGGGTGCTGCTGCACTCGCcatatttctgtga
- the LOC129989487 gene encoding gastrula zinc finger protein xLCGF3.1-like, giving the protein MNANMGKHLDLPANPSITDMSIDIYPMKGKPFYTCDLCNKSFGHHWTMIRHRAFHMNPVACPLCNKTFTWKESLEKHLMIHKGIKPYICQVCGRCFRGKSDLKQHIYTHTGEKPFPCEACGKLFADRSSRRKHYLIHTGEKPYSCDICLKGFSEKAHLREHHVVHTGQKDHECHLCQKRFTTKSSLQRHLSTHMDIRPYVCDICDRAFKRRNALQDHYTTHNNAKPFACPVCDKRFSRKYDVNLHKVSHSDVRPYSCDKCDKSFKMKRTLRQHYVRHNAVPFKCDVCDRGFYAESSLYEHQLTHTEDNPFKCKICQSSFTSKHGMKRHFRSQHDMLK; this is encoded by the coding sequence atgaatgcaaatatggGAAAACATTTGGATTTGCCGGCAAATCCATCCATCACTGACATGTCGATAGATATCTATCCAATGAAAGGAAAACCATTCTATACCTGCGACCTCTGCAATAAATCTTTTGGCCATCATTGGACCATGATTCGCCACAGGGCTTTCCATATGAATCCTGTGGCATGCCCTTTATGCAATAAGACTTTCACATGGAAAGAGTCATTAGAAAAGCATCTAATGATTCACAAGGGTATCAAACCATACATATGCCAGGTATGTGGGCGATGTTTCAGGGGGAAATCCGATTTAAAGCAGCACATTTATACGCATACAGGTGAGAAACCGTTTCCTTGTGAGGCTTGTGGTAAACTTTTTGCTGACAGAAGCTCGCGTCGTAAACACTATCTTATCCACACTGGGGAAAAGCCTTATAGTTGCGATATATGCTTAAAAGGATTTTCGGAAAAAGCGCATTTGCGAGAGCATCATGTTGTACATACTGGTCAGAAAGATCACGAATGTCATTTATGCCAAAAGAGATTTACTACCAAAAGTAGTCTTCAACGACATTTATCTACTCATATGGATATCCGTCCATATGTATGTGATATTTGTGATAGAGCATTCAAAAGACGGAATGCTTTGCAAGACCATTATACGACACACAATAATGCTAAACCATTTGCTTGTCCTGTGTGTGACAAACGTTTTTCTCGTAAATATGATGTTAATCTCCATAAAGTGTCACATTCAGACGTACGACCATATTCGTGTGATAAATGTGACAagtctttcaaaatgaaaagaactttGAGGCAGCATTATGTGCGACATAATGCTGTGCCTTTCAAATGTGATGTTTGTGACCGTGGTTTTTATGCTGAGAGTAGTCTTTATGAACATCAGTTGACTCATACAGAAGATAATCCATTTAAATGCAAGATTTGCCAATCATCATTTACATCGAAGCATGGTATGAAAAGACATTTTCGTTCTCAGCATGACATGTTGAAGTAA
- the LOC129962379 gene encoding uncharacterized protein LOC129962379 isoform X1 — protein MASRKIFVWFIAVALLAGDIAAKKAKAKEAEITKEEKEAVKIISDLIADATNYGGGTAVAAGGYGGGDAGGYGGGDAGGGGYGGGSDGGYGGGATSGGYGGGASSGGYGGGASSGGYGGGASSGGYGGGASSGGYGGGASAGGYGGGASSGGHGGGASAGGYGGGSSAGGYGGGASAGGYGGGASAGGYGGAAGGSGGYGGGSSGGSGGKHAVLLAVPVTFALADGGKGASGGGYGGSSGGGGGYGGSSGGGGGYGGSSGGGGGYGGSSGGGGGYGGSSGGGYGGGSSGGYGGSSGGGGYGGGAGKSAKGGSGGGYGGGKSGGGGGGYGGGQGGGYGGGQGGGYGGGQGGGHGGGQGGGYGGGQGGGQGGGYGGGQGGGYGGGQGGGKAKGGSGGGYGGSSGGGGGYGGSSGGGGYGGSSGGGGYGGSSGGGGYGGGKSAGGGYGGSSGGGGYGGSSGGGGGYGGSSGGGGYGGSSGGGGYGGSSGGGGYGGGKAKGGSGGGYGGSSGGGGYGGSSGGGGYGGSSGGGGKSGGGYGGSSGGGGYGGSSGGGGYGGSSGGGGYGGGKSGGGGGGYGGSSGGGGGYGGSSGGGGYGGSSGGGGLQGITLVGIKLNTVALGGASGGKSGGGGAGYGGGASGGYGGSSGGAGYGGSSGGGGGYGGSSGGGGYGGSSGGGGGYGGSSGGGGGSYGGSSGGGGGYGGKSGGGKSGGYGGGKSGGGGGGGYGGGSTGY, from the coding sequence CAGTAGCTGCAGGAGGATACGGCGGAGGCGATGCTGGAGGATATGGTGGCGGCGATGCCGGCGGCGGAGGATATGGTGGTGGAAGTGATGGAGGATATGGCGGAGGTGCTACCTCTGGCGGATATGGCGGAGGTGCTTCCTCTGGCGGATACGGCGGAGGTGCTTCCTCTGGTGGATATGGTGGAGGTGCTTCTTCTGGAGGATACGGAGGTGGTGCTTCTTCTGGTGGATACGGAGGTGGAGCTTCAGCTGGTGGATATGGAGGCGGAGCTTCATCTGGAGGACACGGAGGCGGTGCTTCCGCTGGAGGATATGGAGGTGGTTCTTCCGCTGGAGGATACGGAGGTGGCGCTTCCGCTGGTGGATATGGCGGAGGTGCTTCAGCTGGCGGTTATGGTGGGGCAGCCGGAGGAAGCGGTGGATATGGAGGAGGAAGCTCAGGAGGTTCTGGTGGAAAACATGCTGTACTCTTGGCCGTACCTGTGACTTTTGCCTTAGCTGATGGCGGAAAGGGAGCTTCCGGAGGAGGATATGGAGGTAGCTCGGGAGGTGGAGGAGGATACGGCGGTAGCTCTGGCGGAGGAGGAGGATATGGAGGCAGCTCCGGCGGTGGTGGTGGATACGGTGGTAGTTCCGGAGGTGGAGGTGGATATGGAGGCAGTTCAGGAGGTGGATATGGAGGTGGAAGTAGCGGAGGATACGGAGGCAGTTCCGGAGGTGGAGGATACGGAGGCGGAGCTGGAAAGAGTGCAAAGGGTGGCTCTGGAGGCGGATACGGAGGTGGTAAATCTGGTGGAGGAGGCGGAGGATACGGCGGCGGTCAAGGAGGTGGATATGGTGGAGGACAAGGAGGCGGATACGGCGGAGGCCAAGGAGGTGGACATGGCGGAGGTCAAGGAGGTGGATACGGTGGAGGACAAGGAGGTGGGCAAGGAGGTGGATACGGAGGAGGACAAGGAGGAGGATACGGTGGGGGACAAGGAGGTGGAAAGGCTAAAGGAGGTTCAGGAGGTGGATACGGAGGTAGCTCTGGAGGAGGAGGAGGATACGGAGGAAGCTCTGGCGGTGGAGGATATGGTGGAAGCTCTGGAGGTGGAGGATATGGTGGAAGCTCTGGAGGTGGAGGATACGGAGGTGGAAAATCTGCAGGTGGAGGATACGGAGGAAGCTCAGGTGGAGGAGGATACGGTGGTAGCTCCGGAGGTGGAGGCGGATATGGAGGAAGCTCTGGTGGTGGAGGTTATGGAGGCAGCTCCGGTGGAGGAGGATATGGTGGAAGCTCTGGCGGAGGAGGTTATGGAGGTGGAAAAGCTAAAGGAGGATCAGGAGGTGGATACGGAGGTAGCTCTGGTGGCGGTGGATACGGAGGCAGTTCTGGAGGTGGTGGATACGGAGGTAGCTCTGGAGGAGGTGGAAAATCTGGAGGAGGATACGGTGGTAGCTCCGGAGGTGGTGGATATGGTGGTAGCTCCGGAGGTGGCGGATATGGAGGCAGTTCAGGTGGAGGTGGATACGGAGGTGGAAAATCTGGAGGAGGTGGTGGAGGATATGGTGGAAGCTCAGGAGGTGGAGGAGGATACGGTGGCAGTTCTGGCGGAGGAGGATATGGAGGATCAAGCGGTGGTGGTGGCTTACAAGGAATTACCCTTGTCGGAATCAAATTGAACACTGTTGCTCTCGGAGGAGCTTCTGGTGGTAAATCTGGAGGAGGCGGAGCAGGATATGGTGGCGGAGCTAGTGGAGGATATGGAGGTTCTTCTGGCGGTGCAGGATATGGAGGCTCTTCAGGAGGAGGAGGAGGATATGGTGGCTCCTCCGGTGGTGGAGGATACGGTGGTTCTTCTGGAGGAGGAGGTGGTTACGGTGGCTCCTcaggaggaggaggaggaagtTACGGAGGCTCTTCTGGCGGAGGCGGAGGATACGGTGGCAAATCCGGAGGAGGTAAAAGCGGAGGATATGGTGGAGGAAAGAGCGGCGGCGGAGGAGGAGGAGGATATGGAGGTGGATCCACTGGATATTAA
- the LOC129962379 gene encoding uncharacterized protein LOC129962379 isoform X2, whose protein sequence is MASRKIFVWFIAVALLAGDIAAKKAKAKEAEITKEEKEAVKIISDLIADATNYGGGTAVAAGGYGGGDAGGYGGGDAGGGGYGGGSDGGYGGGATSGGYGGGASSGGYGGGASSGGYGGGASSGGYGGGASSGGYGGGASAGGYGGGASSGGHGGGASAGGYGGGSSAGGYGGGASAGGYGGGASAGGYGGAAGGSGGYGGGSSGGSGGKHAVLLAVPVTFALADGGKGASGGGYGGSSGGGGGYGGSSGGGGGYGGSSGGGGGYGGSSGGGGGYGGSSGGGYGGGSSGGYGGSSGGGGYGGGAGKSAKGGSGGGYGGGKSGGGGGGYGGGQGGGYGGGQGGGYGGGQGGGHGGGQGGGYGGGQGGGQGGGYGGGQGGGYGGGQGGGKAKGGSGGGYGGSSGGGGGYGGSSGGGGYGGSSGGGGYGGSSGGGGYGGGKSAGGGYGGSSGGGGYGGSSGGGGGYGGSSGGGGYGGSSGGGGYGGSSGGGGYGGGKAKGGSGGGYGGSSGGGGYGGSSGGGGYGGSSGGGGYGGSSGGGGYGGSSGGGGYGGGKSGGGGGGYGGSSGGGGGYGGSSGGGGYGGSSGGGGLQGITLVGIKLNTVALGGASGGKSGGGGAGYGGGASGGYGGSSGGAGYGGSSGGGGGYGGSSGGGGYGGSSGGGGGYGGSSGGGGGSYGGSSGGGGGYGGKSGGGKSGGYGGGKSGGGGGGGYGGGSTGY, encoded by the exons CAGTAGCTGCAGGAGGATACGGCGGAGGCGATGCTGGAGGATATGGTGGCGGCGATGCCGGCGGCGGAGGATATGGTGGTGGAAGTGATGGAGGATATGGCGGAGGTGCTACCTCTGGCGGATATGGCGGAGGTGCTTCCTCTGGCGGATACGGCGGAGGTGCTTCCTCTGGTGGATATGGTGGAGGTGCTTCTTCTGGAGGATACGGAGGTGGTGCTTCTTCTGGTGGATACGGAGGTGGAGCTTCAGCTGGTGGATATGGAGGCGGAGCTTCATCTGGAGGACACGGAGGCGGTGCTTCCGCTGGAGGATATGGAGGTGGTTCTTCCGCTGGAGGATACGGAGGTGGCGCTTCCGCTGGTGGATATGGCGGAGGTGCTTCAGCTGGCGGTTATGGTGGGGCAGCCGGAGGAAGCGGTGGATATGGAGGAGGAAGCTCAGGAGGTTCTGGTGGAAAACATGCTGTACTCTTGGCCGTACCTGTGACTTTTGCCTTAGCTGATGGCGGAAAGGGAGCTTCCGGAGGAGGATATGGAGGTAGCTCGGGAGGTGGAGGAGGATACGGCGGTAGCTCTGGCGGAGGAGGAGGATATGGAGGCAGCTCCGGCGGTGGTGGTGGATACGGTGGTAGTTCCGGAGGTGGAGGTGGATATGGAGGCAGTTCAGGAGGTGGATATGGAGGTGGAAGTAGCGGAGGATACGGAGGCAGTTCCGGAGGTGGAGGATACGGAGGCGGAGCTGGAAAGAGTGCAAAGGGTGGCTCTGGAGGCGGATACGGAGGTGGTAAATCTGGTGGAGGAGGCGGAGGATACGGCGGCGGTCAAGGAGGTGGATATGGTGGAGGACAAGGAGGCGGATACGGCGGAGGCCAAGGAGGTGGACATGGCGGAGGTCAAGGAGGTGGATACGGTGGAGGACAAGGAGGTGGGCAAGGAGGTGGATACGGAGGAGGACAAGGAGGAGGATACGGTGGGGGACAAGGAGGTGGAAAGGCTAAAGGAGGTTCAGGAGGTGGATACGGAGGTAGCTCTGGAGGAGGAGGAGGATACGGAGGAAGCTCTGGCGGTGGAGGATATGGTGGAAGCTCTGGAGGTGGAGGATATGGTGGAAGCTCTGGAGGTGGAGGATACGGAGGTGGAAAATCTGCAGGTGGAGGATACGGAGGAAGCTCAGGTGGAGGAGGATACGGTGGTAGCTCCGGAGGTGGAGGCGGATATGGAGGAAGCTCTGGTGGTGGAGGTTATGGAGGCAGCTCCGGTGGAGGAGGATATGGTGGAAGCTCTGGCGGAGGAGGTTATGGAGGTGGAAAAGCTAAAGGAGGATCAGGAGGTGGATACGGAGGTAGCTCTGGTGGCGGTGGATACGGAGGCAGTTCTGGAGGTG GAGGATACGGTGGTAGCTCCGGAGGTGGTGGATATGGTGGTAGCTCCGGAGGTGGCGGATATGGAGGCAGTTCAGGTGGAGGTGGATACGGAGGTGGAAAATCTGGAGGAGGTGGTGGAGGATATGGTGGAAGCTCAGGAGGTGGAGGAGGATACGGTGGCAGTTCTGGCGGAGGAGGATATGGAGGATCAAGCGGTGGTGGTGGCTTACAAGGAATTACCCTTGTCGGAATCAAATTGAACACTGTTGCTCTCGGAGGAGCTTCTGGTGGTAAATCTGGAGGAGGCGGAGCAGGATATGGTGGCGGAGCTAGTGGAGGATATGGAGGTTCTTCTGGCGGTGCAGGATATGGAGGCTCTTCAGGAGGAGGAGGAGGATATGGTGGCTCCTCCGGTGGTGGAGGATACGGTGGTTCTTCTGGAGGAGGAGGTGGTTACGGTGGCTCCTcaggaggaggaggaggaagtTACGGAGGCTCTTCTGGCGGAGGCGGAGGATACGGTGGCAAATCCGGAGGAGGTAAAAGCGGAGGATATGGTGGAGGAAAGAGCGGCGGCGGAGGAGGAGGAGGATATGGAGGTGGATCCACTGGATATTAA